DNA from Lentibacillus amyloliquefaciens:
TGAATCTCGGGAATGAGTATTTGAAAGTTGTTCAGGAAAGATTTAAAAGTGTCAAAGACCTGGGGGATAAGACAATAAATCAATTGTCAGAAGACGACATTCACTGGCATTTAAATGGGGCATCAAATAGTGTTGCTGTTATAGCCAAACATTTAAGTGGGAATATGGTGTCTAGGTGGTCTAACTTTTTAAACTCGGACGGGGAAAAATCTTATAGGAATCGTGACCAAGAATTTGAGAATGATATACCGTCAAAACAGGAATTGATAGCAGTATGGGAAAAGGGTTGGAACACTCTCTTTGAAACATTAAATGGATTAGAGGATCAGGATATGATAAAAACAGTATATATCCGTGGGGAAGGTCATACGGTACTGGAAGCAATCGAAAGGCAAATGGCTCACTATGCCTATCATGTAGGGCAAATAGTTTATATTGGTAAACAAATAAAAGATGAGAATTGGGAAACTCTCAGTATCCCTAAAGGTAAATCAGAAGAATATTTACAATAAATCGTGAAAAGACATCAGTCCTAAAACTGGTTAAACCCTACCAAGAACTCACCAAACGATTGCCGAAAACAGACGCTATTGTAGAACAAGATAAAAAAACGCTCAGAACTATTCTGAGCGTTTTTGTTTGCTATTAATTGATGCTTTTAACATGGATATTAGCATTTTCTCTCCCGGAACTGAACCTGTTAGTTTTTTGCCGATTCTTCATTGGGATTTTAGTTAAACGTGTAAATAAGTATCTATTTTCTCTTTGGGCAAATGATTGCCGACGAAAAACTCGCCAAATTCGCCGTAAAGCGCACTTACTTCATCAAAGCGCATTTCATAAACGATTTTTTTCAACTGGAGAACGTCGTGGGCAAACAGCGTGACGCCCCATTCCCAGTCATCGAAGCCGAACGATCCGGTAATAATTTGTTTCACTTCGCCGGCGTATTGGCGTCCGGTTTTCGAATGTTCATAGAGCAGCCGTGCCCGCTCTTTGAAATTAAGTGAATACCAGTTCTCGTCACCTTCACGGCGCTTGTCCATCGGGTAGAATGAGACGTGTTCCCATTTCGGCAGGATTGGATAGAGCCGCTCCCGTGTTTTTGGATCATCTGCGGAACTGTTGCCGCTGTATTGGGAAAGTTCCACAACAGAGACGTATGAATGGGCAGGAATCAAAAACTCGGCAAATTTTGATTTATTGAATTCGGTTTCGATATCAGACAGCTCATCCATGGTCGGACGCAAAAACATAAACATCACATCTGCTTTCTGACCGACAATTTTGTAGAGAGCGTGACTGCCATTTTCAGCCTCTTCAACGGCTTCCCATTTAGTCAGCAGCTCTTTAAGTCCATCGATTGCCTCGATACGTTCCTCATTTGAAATTTTTTTCCAGGAAGTCCAATCGATCGTGCGCATGTCATGCAAGCAATACCAGCCATCCAGTGTTTTAACTGCTTCAGCTGCCATAAAACATCTCTCCTTTATTGACTGTTAATATTATAATGCTGATTCAGGCTGGTTTTGGTCCAGCACTGTCTTGTGCAGCATCGGTTCATCAGTTTAGTTTCACCACTTATTTTAACTATATCATATTCAGGGCAGGATAAGCATGAAATAGACGGCATGTCATGTTTCTGTCAAAAATGAGGCATGACAATTGTTTTCAAGACGAAAAGATTCGTTTAAGATAGATTATAGGAGGTGGTCAATATGAGTCATCTGTTTGACCAGATAAATGATCAATTAAAAAATGAGAATAAAAAAATCGTGTTTCCTGAAGGCCGGGATGAGCGGATTTTAACAGCCGCCAGTCAGCTGGGGGCCATTGGAATTGTAAAACCGATTCTGCTTGGAGATGAAGAAGAGATAAAACAGCAGGCGGACGCAATTGATGTCGACATCTCTGCGTGCGAGCTGATGGACCCCCATCAATTCCCGGAATTTGACAAAATGGTTGAAGCCTTTGTTGAACGCAGGAAGGGAAAGGTGACGACAGATCAGGCGCAGCAGGCTTTGCTTGACGGGAATTATTTTGGGACGATGCTTGTCTACATGGATTATGCGGATGGTCTTGTGAGTGGTGCAACACATTCGACAGCCGATACGGTGCGCCCCGCTCTGCAGATTATCAAAACGAAAGAGGGCATCAAGAAAACCTCAGGCGTCTTTATCATGGTCCGCAACGATGAAAAGTATGTGTTTGCCGATTGTGCAATCAACATGAATCCGGACAGTCAAGACTTGGCCGAAATTGCGATGGAAAGCGCCAGTACAGCGAAATTGTTCGATGTCGATCCGCGAATTGCCATGCTTAGCTTTTCCACAAAAGGTTCAGCCGAGTCGGAGGAAACTGAAAAAGTTGTTGACGCATTGGAGTTGGCGAAGGAAAAGAACCCGTCACTAGTCATCGACGGCGAATTTCAGTTTGATGCGGCGTTCGTTCCAAGTGTTGCTGCCAAGAAAGCACCGGATTCCGTCATTAAGGGTGATGCGAACGTCTTTATTTTTCCTAGTCTTGAAGCAGGAAACATTGGCTATAAAATCGCTCAGCGTCTGGGTGAGTTTGAAGCGGTCGGACCGATTTTGCAAGGGCTGAACAAACCGGTTAATGATTTGTCGCGCGGGTGCAGTGCTGAGGATGTTTACAACCTCGCACTAATTACAGCGAGACAGGCGTAATATTTTAGGTGAGGGCGTACAGCAACGGGCTGTGCGCTTTTTTACTGGGAATTGATAGAAACGCTGATAGACTGGGATATTAATTTTGTAAATGATGGATGAGCGGTTTTCTTACCAGGGAATTAACATTAAGCGCGGGATATAAAAGCCTTTTAAGTCATTGTGGAAATTAAGTGAATTTCTGAATTGTTCAAGTAGCGGTAATCATGTAAAATAAAGCCATTATACATTTTTACGCCACTTGAAAGGGGTGCCGCAATGGAACCAAGTCAGTCAGTTAACACTCAAGTAGAAAAGCCAAAAAGATGGAAGATATCATATGTCGGTCCCGGTCTTGTTGTAGCAGTGGCCGGTGTCGGTGCAGGGGATTTGGTGGCTGCCCTTGTGGCCGGGGCTGACTTTGGTCTGATGTTAATTTGGGCCGTTATTTTAGGTGCATTTATCAAATACATCTTAACTGAAGGCGTCGGGCGCTGGTATTTGGCAACCGGGCAAACAATCTTGCAAGGGTGGCGGTCCCTGGGAAGCTGGGTTTCAGGCTATTATGTGATTTATGTTGTCTTATTTGGACTTATATATGGTGCGGCAGTGACAGCTGCTTGTGCGCTGTTTATATCCACGCTTTTCCCGGTGCTGCCCGTATGGGGGTGGGCCATCATCCATGCGTTGATTGGACTTGCTGTTGGGTGGTTTGGTGGCTATCAAAAGTTCGAGCGTATTATGCAGTTTTTTGTTATCGTCATGTTCATTACTGTAGTGGGATCAGCGTTATTTGTTCTTCCCAGTATTGGCGAATTAGCGAACGGGATGGTTCCGCGGATGCCGGATGGATCATTTTTACAAACCCTGGGATTGATCAGTGGCGTCGGTGGTGCTGCATCCATTCCTTATTACGGTTATTGGATACGCGAGAAAAATTGGCAGGGTGGTTCCTGGATGTCAGTGATGCGACTTGATTCTGCCGTTGCTTATATTATTACCGGTATTTTCTGCTTTGCGCTTATGATTGTGGCTTATCAGTTTTTATATGGAGCAGGTATATCGATTTCGGGGAATGAAGGTCTTGTCACAATGGCTGAAATTTATGGTGAAAGGTTCGGATCTGTCGCTACCTGGCTGCTCTTGATCGGTTTTTGGGCAGCAGCCTTCACATCATTACTATCGGCCTGGAACGGACTTCCATATATATTTACGGATTTTGTTCAACTGTTAAAGAACAAAGGTAAACAATCAAATCGTGATATTTCTGAAAAGGATCCTGCTTATCGCGCATATTTGCTTTGGTTAACATTCCCATCCATGCTGTTTTTGTTTATCGATGATCCGGTGTTGCTTGTGTTAATCGGATTGGCATTCAGTGCAACCATACTTCCTTTTCTAGCCATTACCTTAATGCTGTTATTAAACTCAAGAAATGTGGAAAGACAATACCGGAATGGTGTGGTTAATAATCTGATTTTAGGCACCATTGTTGTTATTTTTGTGGTACTGGCAGCTATCGAGTTATACAATTCTTTCTAAGTGTTAATGAAACTATCATTGGTTAGGAGTTGAGTTGAATTGAGTATATTTGCGACGGATGCGTTAAAGGAAGAGCATGCCCTGATCACTGGGGCAACTGGCGGTATAGGATCTGAAACAACAAAGGTGCTTGCTGAAATGGGGGCTGCGGTTACGCTGACAGGCAGACGGAAAAACAAGCTGGAAGAACTCGCTGAAGAAATCCGCAAGGCCACACCAGGTGCACAAGTTTACACGCACTCTGCCGATCTTGTAAGTGAAGATGAGCGCGGGCAGTTGGTTGAAAGTGCGGCAAATGCATATGGACCGATTT
Protein-coding regions in this window:
- a CDS encoding DUF1572 domain-containing protein, encoding MNLGNEYLKVVQERFKSVKDLGDKTINQLSEDDIHWHLNGASNSVAVIAKHLSGNMVSRWSNFLNSDGEKSYRNRDQEFENDIPSKQELIAVWEKGWNTLFETLNGLEDQDMIKTVYIRGEGHTVLEAIERQMAHYAYHVGQIVYIGKQIKDENWETLSIPKGKSEEYLQ
- the hemQ gene encoding hydrogen peroxide-dependent heme synthase; the protein is MAAEAVKTLDGWYCLHDMRTIDWTSWKKISNEERIEAIDGLKELLTKWEAVEEAENGSHALYKIVGQKADVMFMFLRPTMDELSDIETEFNKSKFAEFLIPAHSYVSVVELSQYSGNSSADDPKTRERLYPILPKWEHVSFYPMDKRREGDENWYSLNFKERARLLYEHSKTGRQYAGEVKQIITGSFGFDDWEWGVTLFAHDVLQLKKIVYEMRFDEVSALYGEFGEFFVGNHLPKEKIDTYLHV
- the pta gene encoding phosphate acetyltransferase, whose product is MSHLFDQINDQLKNENKKIVFPEGRDERILTAASQLGAIGIVKPILLGDEEEIKQQADAIDVDISACELMDPHQFPEFDKMVEAFVERRKGKVTTDQAQQALLDGNYFGTMLVYMDYADGLVSGATHSTADTVRPALQIIKTKEGIKKTSGVFIMVRNDEKYVFADCAINMNPDSQDLAEIAMESASTAKLFDVDPRIAMLSFSTKGSAESEETEKVVDALELAKEKNPSLVIDGEFQFDAAFVPSVAAKKAPDSVIKGDANVFIFPSLEAGNIGYKIAQRLGEFEAVGPILQGLNKPVNDLSRGCSAEDVYNLALITARQA
- a CDS encoding Nramp family divalent metal transporter, whose translation is MEPSQSVNTQVEKPKRWKISYVGPGLVVAVAGVGAGDLVAALVAGADFGLMLIWAVILGAFIKYILTEGVGRWYLATGQTILQGWRSLGSWVSGYYVIYVVLFGLIYGAAVTAACALFISTLFPVLPVWGWAIIHALIGLAVGWFGGYQKFERIMQFFVIVMFITVVGSALFVLPSIGELANGMVPRMPDGSFLQTLGLISGVGGAASIPYYGYWIREKNWQGGSWMSVMRLDSAVAYIITGIFCFALMIVAYQFLYGAGISISGNEGLVTMAEIYGERFGSVATWLLLIGFWAAAFTSLLSAWNGLPYIFTDFVQLLKNKGKQSNRDISEKDPAYRAYLLWLTFPSMLFLFIDDPVLLVLIGLAFSATILPFLAITLMLLLNSRNVERQYRNGVVNNLILGTIVVIFVVLAAIELYNSF